One Paenibacillus sp. FSL W8-0186 genomic window carries:
- a CDS encoding histidine kinase — MAIVSQSSEYFIFQTSTQYSSSISKQYVNYASNEITSYLDNLEEAFDSLYTNNDFQKFLSVRPDLLSEQAEYIMNFRPIIQNSLKFHPEVLGVLYLDKMGKVYFDSYQTQLDSQFNLYEHPVYRSILNTETTQLSEPHLLDYVLYPNDTVFSFIRPIININSGTIESWIILEIQADKILNLLNYTDYEQAGQLILYHPHTQNMVTNNPLNTNLAQDLWTNLYNKGEQQFVFESNNAEYEATYTQLPNQDWMLVWIAPLSSIKQAVTKSYYLTILIGAASLAIALSIGFSILNGILRPLYFLKKGMQSLGRGQYVPIKLKERHDEIGFLIHSYNQMLEKLNKMEQEVYHSKLKEKERELLQLQAQINPHFLYNTLEAIDSYATRNNGEAIEDMIQAVSKMMRYSIRKDGGWAPLQEEISYIQHFLTIHYYRNGQKVNTSFNIDPLAMNQIVMKQIIQPFVENSLKYGWNPNMSSAEFKLSLTVKLIDNGLHITISDTGTGMSKDVLEPVQALLQSKGKHIDAFFNIHTGILNVYRRFILAYGEDAYFQIESARGKGTKVEFHIPLKEN, encoded by the coding sequence ATGGCTATCGTTAGCCAAAGCTCCGAATACTTTATTTTTCAAACCAGTACGCAGTATTCATCTTCCATTTCCAAGCAATATGTAAATTATGCCTCCAACGAAATAACCAGCTATTTGGATAATCTGGAGGAAGCCTTTGATAGCCTTTACACAAATAACGATTTTCAAAAGTTTTTATCCGTCCGTCCTGACCTCTTGTCTGAACAAGCGGAATATATTATGAATTTCAGACCTATTATTCAGAATTCGTTGAAATTTCATCCTGAAGTGTTAGGGGTGCTCTACCTCGACAAGATGGGGAAAGTTTATTTTGATTCCTATCAGACGCAGCTCGATTCTCAGTTCAATTTATACGAACATCCTGTTTATCGTTCCATTCTGAATACCGAAACAACGCAATTAAGCGAGCCGCATCTGCTGGATTACGTGCTGTATCCGAACGATACGGTGTTTTCGTTTATCAGACCCATCATCAATATTAATTCAGGAACGATCGAATCATGGATTATTTTAGAAATTCAGGCGGATAAAATATTAAATTTACTGAATTACACGGACTATGAACAAGCTGGACAATTAATTCTTTATCATCCACATACCCAAAATATGGTTACTAATAATCCTCTGAACACCAATCTCGCCCAGGATCTTTGGACAAACCTGTACAACAAAGGCGAGCAACAATTTGTATTTGAGTCAAATAACGCTGAATACGAAGCCACATATACGCAGCTACCAAACCAGGACTGGATGCTGGTATGGATAGCCCCACTGAGCTCCATTAAGCAAGCCGTGACGAAAAGCTACTACCTGACAATTTTAATCGGAGCAGCCAGCTTGGCCATTGCATTATCCATTGGTTTTTCAATATTAAACGGTATTTTACGTCCGCTATATTTTCTCAAAAAAGGGATGCAAAGTCTGGGAAGGGGACAATACGTTCCGATAAAATTGAAGGAAAGACACGATGAAATCGGCTTTTTGATTCATAGCTATAATCAAATGCTGGAAAAACTCAATAAGATGGAACAAGAAGTCTACCATTCCAAATTAAAAGAAAAGGAACGAGAGCTGCTTCAGCTGCAGGCCCAAATTAACCCCCATTTTCTGTATAACACTTTGGAGGCTATCGACTCTTATGCTACCAGAAATAATGGTGAGGCCATTGAAGATATGATTCAGGCTGTATCCAAAATGATGCGATATAGCATTAGAAAGGATGGCGGATGGGCTCCATTGCAAGAGGAAATTTCGTATATTCAGCATTTTTTGACGATTCACTATTATCGAAATGGACAGAAGGTAAATACTTCTTTTAACATCGACCCACTAGCTATGAATCAAATTGTTATGAAACAAATTATTCAGCCCTTTGTAGAAAACTCCCTGAAATATGGCTGGAATCCCAATATGAGTAGCGCCGAATTTAAACTGTCCTTAACAGTAAAACTCATTGATAACGGACTTCATATTACGATTTCCGATACAGGAACAGGTATGAGCAAGGATGTGCTCGAACCAGTACAAGCATTGCTGCAGAGCAAGGGGAAGCACATTGATGCATTTTTTAACATTCACACGGGTATATTGAACGTATATCGTAGATTTATTCTTGCATATGGTGAAGATGCATATTTCCAGATTGAAAGTGCCCGCGGTAAGGGAACAAAAGTCGAATTTCATATTCCACTAAAAGAAAACTGA
- a CDS encoding extracellular solute-binding protein, with protein sequence MSAAKQYEAETGINIEISTLSYNSLHEKVFSELAMNRGYYDVIAVDTPWIPKIINHLEPLSSYMMNSQTSGTLQVQDFVSKLFLDTSVYNLVDSSQAPPQLDVISIEKILDKGYEIFSLPIQSNALTISYRKDLFEDAANQALFKAQYGEELKIPETLDDYLRVAQFFTRDIDQDGEIDLYGTSLMAKKHESIFLDFKTFLSVHQVDLFDDQLNPVFQDNPNASQALITYGSWINDYKVTPPDVFNYSWDEVSIAFGYGIVAMGMNYHAMRLQDGIEGGEVGYFMFPGTYQDGELIHRPHFGSWGLAVNKYSSHKEEAFDLVNYLTSSDVQKSYLKYKHHVTRTSAYHAAELLDNDSLKEYYRVLEKSLRVGVGRPRITNYDQVSEVMQNAVLTYLTGKKDAQIVLDEAAEEIAALLKQAGY encoded by the coding sequence GTGTCAGCAGCCAAGCAATATGAAGCGGAAACGGGTATTAACATTGAAATTAGTACCTTGTCATATAATAGCTTGCATGAGAAGGTTTTTTCCGAACTGGCCATGAATAGAGGCTACTATGACGTTATTGCAGTAGATACCCCGTGGATACCTAAAATTATTAACCATCTTGAGCCTCTCTCTTCGTATATGATGAATTCCCAAACAAGCGGAACGCTGCAGGTTCAGGACTTTGTATCCAAGTTATTTTTGGATACCTCTGTTTACAACTTGGTCGATTCTTCCCAAGCTCCGCCGCAGCTGGATGTCATTAGCATTGAGAAAATATTAGATAAGGGGTATGAAATTTTTAGCCTGCCTATACAGTCGAATGCTCTAACTATCAGCTACCGGAAGGATTTGTTTGAGGATGCAGCCAATCAGGCTTTGTTTAAAGCGCAATATGGAGAAGAGTTAAAGATACCTGAAACATTGGATGATTATTTGCGAGTGGCTCAATTTTTTACTAGAGATATAGATCAAGACGGGGAGATTGATTTATATGGCACCTCGTTAATGGCGAAAAAACATGAGTCTATATTTCTTGATTTTAAGACCTTTTTAAGCGTACATCAGGTTGATCTATTCGATGATCAATTAAATCCTGTATTCCAGGACAACCCCAATGCTTCTCAAGCTCTGATTACTTACGGCAGCTGGATCAATGATTATAAAGTTACGCCTCCGGATGTATTCAATTATAGTTGGGACGAGGTCTCTATTGCTTTTGGTTATGGCATTGTCGCCATGGGAATGAATTATCATGCAATGAGATTGCAGGACGGAATTGAAGGGGGAGAAGTGGGTTACTTTATGTTTCCAGGTACTTATCAGGATGGGGAATTGATTCATCGGCCGCATTTTGGTTCGTGGGGACTAGCTGTTAATAAATACTCCTCTCATAAAGAGGAAGCTTTTGATCTGGTGAATTATTTAACCTCTTCTGATGTTCAGAAAAGCTATTTGAAATACAAGCATCATGTCACACGCACTTCAGCATATCATGCAGCGGAATTGCTGGACAACGATTCATTAAAGGAATACTATCGGGTTCTTGAAAAATCTTTGCGCGTAGGAGTAGGCAGGCCAAGAATAACGAATTATGATCAAGTGTCAGAGGTCATGCAGAATGCGGTCTTAACTTATCTTACAGGTAAAAAGGATGCTCAAATCGTACTCGATGAAGCGGCAGAAGAAATTGCAGCCTTATTAAAACAAGCGGGATATTAA
- a CDS encoding sugar ABC transporter ATP-binding protein, producing MKNIVKAFNGITVLDNVSFSVEKGEVHALMGGNGAGKSTLMKILTGVYTADQGEIVIEGKPVVIRNDADARANKISMIFQEFSLIPTLTVAQNIFLTRESKTKAGFIDDKSCEIKTQELLNELGVSMKPTDVVQDLGVGYWQMTEIAKALSQDAKIIVMDEPTSSLTKSETKILFEFIDRLKTKGYSIIYISHRMEEIFQICDRITILRDGKYIATERCSETDMNQIISHIVGMEFNKAFEWKERYYDREAPPVIKVKNLNAGSKVKNVSFSIQPGEIVGIAGLMGSGRTELLRTLFGVDPIASGEIQMFGHKVEIASPRDAMNEGIALIPEDRRLQGLILQHNVKENMMVPILAKLSRGLVINNKLANEISEKFVKKLNIKTDHIFKQVNLLSGGNQQKVVLSKWLANEPNVLLLDEPTIGVDIAAKTEIIEIIRELADAGKAVLVVSSELQELLAVSDRILIIHDGTITREMNRQEVTSEEELQYAIQGY from the coding sequence ATGAAAAACATAGTTAAGGCATTTAACGGGATTACGGTACTTGATAACGTCAGTTTTTCAGTTGAAAAGGGTGAGGTCCATGCATTAATGGGCGGGAATGGCGCAGGAAAATCAACGCTCATGAAAATATTGACCGGAGTGTATACCGCAGACCAAGGGGAAATCGTGATCGAAGGCAAGCCGGTTGTGATTCGAAATGATGCTGATGCAAGAGCGAATAAAATCTCTATGATTTTTCAAGAATTTAGCTTAATTCCGACGTTAACAGTTGCGCAAAATATCTTTCTAACCAGAGAGTCCAAGACAAAAGCAGGGTTCATAGATGATAAGAGCTGCGAAATAAAAACACAAGAATTGTTAAATGAACTTGGAGTCAGCATGAAGCCGACCGATGTCGTACAGGATCTTGGCGTAGGTTATTGGCAAATGACAGAGATCGCCAAGGCGTTGTCACAGGATGCCAAAATTATTGTTATGGACGAGCCTACCTCGTCGCTTACGAAATCGGAAACAAAAATTCTCTTTGAATTTATCGATAGATTGAAAACCAAAGGTTACTCCATTATTTACATTTCCCATCGCATGGAGGAAATCTTTCAAATTTGCGATCGCATAACGATTTTACGAGATGGAAAGTATATCGCAACTGAAAGATGCTCTGAGACCGATATGAATCAAATTATTTCACACATTGTCGGAATGGAATTCAACAAGGCGTTCGAATGGAAAGAGCGTTATTACGATCGTGAGGCCCCGCCGGTCATCAAGGTAAAAAATTTAAATGCCGGCAGCAAGGTAAAAAATGTCTCATTTTCGATTCAACCGGGAGAGATCGTTGGAATCGCCGGATTGATGGGCAGCGGGAGAACAGAGCTTTTGAGGACTTTATTTGGCGTAGATCCGATCGCTAGCGGAGAAATTCAAATGTTCGGACACAAAGTTGAAATCGCTTCGCCAAGGGATGCCATGAATGAAGGGATTGCGCTGATTCCGGAGGATCGAAGATTGCAAGGCTTAATTCTGCAGCACAATGTGAAAGAGAATATGATGGTTCCTATTCTAGCTAAGCTGTCACGAGGCTTGGTTATAAATAACAAGCTGGCAAACGAAATTAGCGAGAAGTTTGTAAAAAAATTGAATATAAAAACGGATCACATTTTTAAACAGGTTAATTTGTTATCCGGCGGGAACCAGCAGAAGGTTGTACTGTCCAAATGGCTGGCTAACGAACCCAACGTATTGTTATTGGATGAGCCGACGATAGGGGTTGATATCGCGGCCAAAACAGAAATCATCGAAATCATTCGCGAATTAGCCGATGCCGGAAAAGCAGTGCTGGTTGTATCCTCTGAATTACAAGAGCTACTGGCTGTAAGCGACCGGATACTGATCATACACGATGGAACGATCACACGTGAAATGAACAGACAAGAAGTTACTTCTGAGGAGGAATTACAATATGCAATCCAAGGATATTAA
- a CDS encoding aminotransferase class I/II-fold pyridoxal phosphate-dependent enzyme — translation MQFAKRMDRFGEGIFTKLSDIKRSRLDRGETVIDLSIGTPNIPPGKHIIEALCTAAADEMNYVYALSDQSALLEAVSDWYKERYQVALDPKTEVCSLLGSQEGLAHISLSIVDEGDVVLVPDPCYPVFADGPLLAGAKLHYMPQKKENGYVINLKDIPEQVARQAKLMLVSYPNNPTTAMAPDSFYVDLVAFAKKYDIIVLHDNAYSELVFDGKSCGSFLSFPGAKEVGVEFNSLSKTYGLAGARIGFCVGNKEVVSRLKILKSNMDYGMFLPIQQAAIAAITGDQSGVETTRKAYEHRRDILCDGLNALGWKIDKPEATMFVWAAIPSHYGTSEDFVMDMVTKAGVIVTPGSAFGPSGEGYVRMALVQDEKNLKQAVDAVRQSGILNV, via the coding sequence ATGCAGTTCGCAAAAAGAATGGATCGGTTTGGTGAAGGCATTTTCACTAAATTATCGGATATCAAACGCAGCAGATTGGATCGTGGCGAAACGGTGATCGATCTGAGCATCGGCACGCCGAATATTCCGCCGGGCAAGCATATCATCGAAGCTTTATGTACGGCCGCCGCTGATGAAATGAACTACGTGTATGCACTCAGCGACCAAAGCGCTTTATTGGAGGCGGTAAGCGACTGGTATAAGGAGCGATATCAGGTAGCGCTGGATCCGAAAACGGAAGTTTGCTCGCTGTTAGGCTCGCAGGAAGGGCTGGCGCATATTTCATTATCCATCGTAGATGAGGGAGACGTCGTGCTGGTGCCGGATCCCTGCTACCCAGTGTTCGCAGACGGGCCGCTGCTGGCCGGAGCGAAGCTTCACTATATGCCGCAGAAAAAAGAAAACGGCTATGTGATCAACTTGAAGGATATTCCGGAACAAGTAGCGCGCCAGGCCAAGCTGATGCTGGTTTCCTATCCGAACAACCCGACTACCGCCATGGCGCCGGATAGCTTCTATGTTGATCTGGTCGCCTTTGCGAAGAAATATGATATCATCGTTCTTCATGACAATGCCTACAGCGAATTAGTGTTTGATGGCAAAAGCTGCGGCAGCTTTCTCTCCTTCCCTGGTGCGAAAGAGGTTGGCGTTGAATTTAATTCCTTGTCCAAAACCTATGGGCTGGCTGGGGCAAGAATCGGCTTTTGCGTAGGAAATAAGGAGGTTGTCTCCCGCCTGAAGATACTAAAGTCGAACATGGACTATGGTATGTTTCTGCCAATTCAACAAGCAGCGATTGCCGCGATAACCGGGGATCAGAGCGGTGTGGAGACGACGCGCAAAGCTTATGAGCACCGAAGAGATATTCTTTGCGATGGCTTGAATGCGCTGGGATGGAAGATAGATAAGCCAGAGGCAACGATGTTCGTCTGGGCGGCGATTCCTTCCCATTACGGGACATCCGAGGATTTTGTCATGGACATGGTCACTAAAGCTGGGGTCATCGTCACGCCGGGCAGCGCCTTTGGCCCTTCGGGCGAAGGCTATGTACGAATGGCGTTGGTTCAAGATGAAAAGAACCTGAAGCAGGCGGTCGATGCGGTTCGCCAAAGCGGGATTTTAAACGTGTAG
- a CDS encoding Gfo/Idh/MocA family oxidoreductase — MGNKIKAGIVGTGFIGPAHIEAIRRLGFVEVIALADSDMENARKKADELHIPLAYGNYQDMLNNDDIQVIHNCTPNHLHFEINKAAIVAGKHILSEKPLAVSSEESGELLKLAKQHQVVHGVNFNYRQYPMMKQLNQMIKEDELGDLYLVHGSYLQDWMLYDTDFNWRLLGNLGGQSRALADIGSHWCDTVQYVTGKKIAKVFADLWTVHPVRKRVKGSSLTFAKQQQAEEYDEIPVSTEDYASVLIRFEDGSRGVFTVSQVSAGRKNALSFEINGSKKSVYWQQENPAQMWIGYRDQPNESLIADPALFLQEARGSIHHPGGHGEGWPDAMKNGMLHFYRFIYEGKSLSLDKPEFATFEDGHRSMCVTEAILKSYQTQQWVDVN, encoded by the coding sequence ATGGGGAACAAAATTAAGGCAGGGATAGTTGGCACAGGGTTCATCGGGCCTGCTCATATCGAAGCAATACGAAGATTAGGGTTTGTTGAGGTTATCGCGCTAGCTGATTCTGACATGGAAAACGCTCGGAAAAAAGCAGATGAGCTTCATATACCTTTAGCCTATGGAAACTATCAGGACATGCTGAACAATGATGATATTCAAGTGATTCATAACTGCACGCCGAATCATTTGCATTTTGAAATCAATAAGGCAGCTATTGTCGCGGGCAAGCATATTTTGTCCGAGAAGCCGTTAGCTGTGAGCAGCGAGGAATCGGGAGAATTGTTGAAGTTGGCCAAGCAGCATCAAGTTGTCCATGGCGTAAATTTTAATTATCGACAATACCCCATGATGAAGCAGCTCAATCAGATGATTAAAGAGGATGAATTGGGCGATCTATATCTAGTTCATGGCAGCTATCTGCAGGATTGGATGCTCTATGATACGGACTTTAACTGGAGACTGCTGGGGAATCTTGGAGGTCAATCAAGGGCATTGGCAGATATCGGCTCTCATTGGTGCGACACCGTTCAATATGTTACGGGTAAAAAAATAGCTAAGGTTTTTGCAGATTTGTGGACCGTACACCCTGTTCGAAAAAGAGTGAAGGGTTCATCTTTAACCTTTGCCAAGCAGCAGCAGGCTGAGGAATACGATGAGATTCCTGTATCGACCGAGGATTACGCTTCGGTATTGATCAGATTTGAGGACGGCAGCAGAGGCGTATTTACAGTATCTCAGGTAAGTGCAGGGAGAAAAAATGCACTCAGCTTCGAAATCAACGGCAGCAAAAAATCGGTATATTGGCAGCAGGAAAATCCTGCGCAGATGTGGATCGGCTACCGGGATCAACCGAACGAAAGCTTGATTGCCGATCCTGCGTTGTTCCTGCAGGAGGCAAGAGGATCGATTCATCATCCGGGCGGCCATGGAGAAGGCTGGCCAGATGCGATGAAAAATGGAATGCTTCATTTTTATCGGTTTATTTATGAAGGTAAATCGCTGTCGTTGGATAAACCTGAGTTTGCGACTTTTGAGGATGGGCATCGCTCCATGTGTGTTACGGAAGCTATTTTAAAAAGCTATCAGACTCAACAATGGGTGGACGTCAATTAA
- a CDS encoding ABC transporter permease — MQSKDINTPSVSILSALKKFAWRNYIVYIAFIAVFIYFSISLFDEGFLTTNNLLNIIRQTATISLMGLAMTFVISTGEIDLSVGAVTALSSLAGALALQSGWGIIGALVAGVGVGCIVGFINGLLVTRVAIPSFLATLGSMMAVQGLSMWVTKTAPVPIVNQTFNFIFGSGDIGPVPVLLIWTLVFTVIAHFLLRKTTYGRQVLATGGNENAARLSGVNTKRIKLLAFLGTGAMAGLAGLLYAGRMNAGRFSFGEGDELSVIAAVILGGTSLFGGVGTVIGTLVGAIMIGTISNGLIIMGLDVSQQMMIKGLIIILAVAFGKKTIKK, encoded by the coding sequence ATGCAATCCAAGGATATTAATACACCAAGCGTGTCAATCTTATCTGCCCTGAAAAAGTTTGCTTGGCGTAATTATATCGTTTACATCGCTTTTATAGCCGTGTTTATTTACTTTTCTATTTCATTATTCGATGAAGGGTTTTTAACGACGAATAATCTCCTCAATATTATTCGCCAAACGGCTACGATTTCATTGATGGGCTTAGCGATGACTTTTGTAATCAGCACAGGTGAAATCGATTTGTCCGTCGGTGCCGTTACGGCGTTGTCTTCATTAGCTGGTGCATTGGCTTTGCAATCGGGATGGGGGATTATTGGCGCATTAGTAGCAGGAGTTGGCGTAGGCTGTATCGTCGGTTTCATTAACGGCTTGCTTGTAACAAGAGTGGCCATACCTTCTTTTCTGGCGACGTTAGGTTCGATGATGGCCGTACAGGGCTTATCCATGTGGGTAACGAAAACTGCGCCTGTACCGATTGTTAATCAGACCTTTAATTTCATTTTTGGCTCCGGAGATATCGGTCCTGTTCCGGTGTTATTGATTTGGACGCTTGTATTTACGGTGATCGCCCATTTCTTACTTCGAAAAACGACTTACGGTCGGCAAGTACTGGCAACAGGCGGTAATGAGAACGCTGCAAGACTATCGGGCGTCAATACGAAGAGGATTAAATTGCTGGCTTTTTTAGGTACTGGAGCTATGGCAGGCTTAGCAGGCTTACTATATGCAGGAAGAATGAACGCAGGCCGTTTCTCTTTTGGTGAAGGCGATGAACTATCCGTCATTGCGGCAGTTATTCTTGGCGGCACCAGTTTGTTTGGCGGTGTCGGCACCGTCATTGGAACCTTGGTTGGCGCAATTATGATCGGTACGATCAGTAACGGCCTGATTATTATGGGGCTGGATGTCAGTCAGCAAATGATGATTAAAGGTTTGATTATTATCCTGGCAGTAGCATTCGGTAAAAAGACAATCAAAAAATAG
- a CDS encoding response regulator has product MRICVVDDEKEVRTSIIQKLYALFPDIEVFDVGFGQQAVQEIQFIRPDVVLLDIRMPIINGLDMLQWIKENFSQIYVIIISGYDDFEYAKKALHFGALDYMLKPVNRKELKETIHKIEHHQVERFLQEIQVCFMKSMVSAFSFQDVQIIPKQVSFWFDERIPKKLQLKMDSLSLNNESGKVSSAPIIFSYSINDIIKGDCIISDELDGTPIFREKEDFFEQLQMQYEKSIQLRFFEVSALDQLSLHDDRDKMHQLASLRNRMLDEARNNNMEQVQCYLNEWFSVIEKIPYRMLIKESAYLLAILDEGFTKPKLIVVDDDLLHYWMSWVAKHVTFTHLRHHMKSLVIRSLQEWIRIEVEQDMGEQTQWFDKAFYIIESSKDLNINLEAVAEMVGVHPVTLSRMFKQKVGINFIQYLTNRRLETAKELIVATDKKIMDIALEIGYSDYPYFRNLFKKRYHESPSDYRKKHAKSIEV; this is encoded by the coding sequence ATGAGAATTTGCGTTGTTGATGATGAAAAGGAAGTTCGGACCAGCATCATACAGAAGCTGTACGCATTATTTCCTGACATTGAGGTGTTTGACGTTGGATTTGGTCAACAAGCCGTTCAGGAGATTCAATTCATTCGCCCGGACGTTGTTCTGCTTGATATAAGAATGCCCATCATAAATGGCCTCGACATGCTGCAATGGATTAAAGAGAACTTTTCTCAAATTTATGTGATCATTATATCAGGGTACGATGATTTTGAATATGCGAAGAAGGCTCTTCACTTCGGTGCCCTGGATTACATGCTAAAGCCAGTCAATCGTAAAGAGCTTAAAGAGACTATTCATAAAATTGAACATCACCAAGTTGAACGATTTCTACAAGAAATTCAAGTGTGTTTTATGAAATCCATGGTTTCTGCGTTTTCATTTCAGGATGTTCAGATCATTCCAAAGCAGGTAAGCTTCTGGTTCGATGAACGTATCCCCAAAAAGCTGCAATTGAAAATGGATTCTCTATCTTTGAATAATGAAAGCGGCAAGGTCTCGTCAGCGCCAATTATATTCTCCTATAGTATCAACGATATCATCAAAGGGGATTGTATAATTAGTGATGAGCTGGATGGAACGCCTATTTTCAGGGAAAAGGAAGATTTTTTTGAACAATTGCAAATGCAGTACGAAAAAAGCATACAATTGAGATTTTTTGAAGTATCGGCACTGGATCAATTATCGCTTCATGATGACCGGGATAAGATGCACCAGCTTGCGTCTTTGCGAAACCGGATGCTTGATGAAGCTAGAAATAACAATATGGAGCAGGTTCAATGTTATTTGAACGAATGGTTTTCCGTGATAGAAAAAATCCCCTATCGAATGCTAATCAAAGAATCTGCCTATTTGCTTGCCATTCTTGATGAAGGATTTACGAAACCGAAATTGATCGTGGTGGATGATGATTTGCTTCATTATTGGATGAGCTGGGTTGCCAAGCATGTTACCTTTACACATTTACGTCACCACATGAAATCGCTAGTGATTCGCAGCCTTCAGGAATGGATAAGAATTGAAGTTGAGCAAGACATGGGGGAGCAGACCCAGTGGTTTGACAAAGCCTTTTATATTATAGAATCCTCCAAAGATCTTAACATAAATTTGGAAGCGGTTGCAGAAATGGTGGGCGTTCATCCCGTCACGCTAAGCAGAATGTTCAAGCAGAAAGTGGGTATTAATTTCATTCAATATTTGACCAACAGAAGGCTAGAGACTGCAAAAGAGTTAATTGTGGCAACGGATAAAAAAATTATGGATATCGCATTAGAGATCGGTTATTCGGATTACCCCTATTTTCGGAATTTATTCAAAAAAAGATATCACGAATCTCCTTCCGATTATCGCAAGAAACATGCTAAAAGCATTGAAGTTTGA
- a CDS encoding substrate-binding domain-containing protein has product MKKRIIAPALVVLLLSAMLLTACGQNDTTTVAPNTTGNENAASAGKDIVSGPITINPNIPDTEVMDIGPNGEKAVSAKDLILTEEEIAKIKEGKYTAAIVMHYSGTDYMNAAVQAMQETFEQMGIKVVAVTDAQFKAEKQVNDIETVLAKKPDIMVSVPVDSVSTAPAYKKAVAQGVKLVFMDGGADGLVAGKDYISIVSGDNYGNGAVAADIMAEKLGGKGKVGLVFHDVNFFVTTNRSDAFKARIKEKYPEIEIVTQGGITDANKGEEVASAMLTRHPDLDGIFAPWDVPAEGVMSAARVAGRNDLIVTTVDLGTNVAISIASDGIVQGVGAQLPYDQGVAQSILAGYAILGKEAPAYVASPAVKVTKENVLDAWKLIYGVDAPATVQDAMK; this is encoded by the coding sequence ATGAAAAAGAGAATCATAGCGCCAGCCCTAGTTGTCTTACTGCTATCGGCGATGCTGCTAACGGCTTGCGGTCAGAACGACACTACCACGGTTGCACCCAATACGACCGGAAATGAAAACGCCGCTAGCGCAGGGAAAGACATTGTAAGCGGACCGATCACGATTAATCCGAATATTCCAGATACAGAGGTTATGGATATCGGCCCAAATGGCGAAAAAGCCGTTTCTGCTAAAGACTTGATCTTAACCGAGGAAGAGATAGCAAAAATTAAAGAGGGCAAATACACCGCTGCGATTGTCATGCATTACTCAGGCACAGATTATATGAATGCTGCAGTTCAAGCCATGCAAGAGACCTTTGAACAAATGGGCATTAAAGTCGTAGCCGTGACGGATGCGCAGTTTAAGGCAGAAAAACAGGTGAATGACATTGAAACCGTCTTGGCTAAGAAACCGGATATTATGGTTTCAGTTCCAGTAGACTCCGTGTCTACGGCTCCTGCTTATAAGAAAGCAGTGGCTCAAGGCGTGAAGCTGGTGTTTATGGATGGCGGTGCCGATGGATTAGTTGCAGGGAAAGATTATATCAGTATCGTTTCGGGAGATAACTACGGGAACGGTGCGGTAGCTGCGGATATCATGGCGGAAAAATTGGGAGGAAAGGGGAAGGTTGGCCTTGTCTTTCACGATGTTAACTTCTTCGTAACGACCAACCGGTCGGATGCGTTCAAGGCAAGGATCAAAGAGAAATATCCCGAGATTGAAATTGTGACGCAAGGCGGTATTACCGATGCGAATAAAGGTGAAGAGGTAGCCTCGGCTATGCTTACAAGACACCCTGATCTAGATGGGATTTTCGCTCCATGGGACGTTCCTGCCGAGGGCGTAATGTCAGCCGCGAGAGTGGCAGGCAGAAACGACCTGATCGTCACAACGGTAGATCTGGGAACGAACGTGGCAATTTCAATTGCTAGCGATGGTATTGTGCAAGGTGTTGGAGCGCAGCTTCCTTATGACCAAGGCGTTGCCCAATCCATTCTCGCCGGATATGCAATTTTGGGGAAAGAAGCTCCGGCTTATGTTGCTTCACCAGCCGTTAAGGTAACTAAAGAAAATGTGCTGGATGCCTGGAAGCTGATCTACGGAGTAGATGCACCGGCAACCGTACAGGATGCCATGAAATAG